In Triticum aestivum cultivar Chinese Spring chromosome 5B, IWGSC CS RefSeq v2.1, whole genome shotgun sequence, the following proteins share a genomic window:
- the LOC123111354 gene encoding chalcone isomerase-like protein 2, with the protein MGSEQEKKAAATVEVEGIPFPREIAGAKTLSLVGHGVTDIEIHFLQIKFNAIGVYLDVDGAMEHLQGWKGKSQLMEDEAFFDALVSAPVEKVLRVVVIKEIKGSQYGVQLESSVRDRLVAADKYEDDEEEALEKVSDFFQSKYFRPGSVVTFHFPATVTAAPEISFVTEGKEEAKVAVENAAVAEMIQRWYLGGDSAVSQTTVRSIADSFAAMLTSP; encoded by the exons A TGGGATCGGAGCAGGAGAAGAAGGCCGCCGCCACGGTGGAAGTGGAAGGCATCCCGTTCCCGCGGGAAATCGCCGGCGCCAAGACGCTCTCGCTCGTCGGCCATG GCGTCACAGACATTGAGATCCATTTCCTTCAGATCAAGTTCAACGCCATCGGGGTCTACCTCGACGTCGACGGCGCCATGGAGCATCTGCAGGGCTGGAAGGGGAAGAGCCAGCTGATGGAGGACGAGGCTTTCTTCGACGCCCTGGTCTCCG CTCCGGTGGAGAAGGTGCTGAGGGTGGTGGTGATCAAGGAGATCAAGGGGTCGCAGTACGGCGTGCAGCTCGAGAGCTCCGTCAGGgaccgcctcgtggcagcggacaaatacgaggacgacgaggaggaggcgctcgaGAAGGTCTCCGACTTCTTCCAGTCCAAGTACTTCCGGCCCGGCTCCGTCGTCACCTTCCACTTCCCGGCCACGGTCACCGCCGCGCCAGAGATATCGTTCGTGACGGAAGGCAAGGAGGAGGCCAAGGTGGCGGTGGAGAACGCGGCCGTGGCGGAGATGATCCAGAGGTGGTACCTTGGCGGCGATTCGGCGGTGTCGCAGACCACCGTCAGGAGCATCGCTGATAGTTTCGCGGCAATGCTCACCTCACCATGA